A window of the Haloarcula litorea genome harbors these coding sequences:
- a CDS encoding putative manganese transporter — MSPLQLPAGLFDPAVRQALDVLVGSWREGFVQVSGFVGATVLLFSLVQYRFDGRLTELLGEHERAQPLVGALLGLTPGCGGAIIAMPLYIRGTVSFGTVVAALAATAGDSAFVILALAPEAALYAYGLAFVAAVLFGYAIDLWGLGVGRVDSAVDRLGRPMTDGGFATTSVAEGGPSVPEYEGPDQHGHGGGLPSYLPQSTLLERVSHAVHVLWWVVLSGALVAGVLYLVQGAREPVWEVAFTYDGLFTVAGLVGTTLSFYLHFVGRHYVGAGDTGQVRDSFESLYRTFQHAAMETAMVTVWVVAGYLLYEYGLLLTGVDIQGLAASAGVLAPIAGALIGLVPGCAAHIVFAQLYAVEEAIPFSALVANAISQDGDALFPLMAIDLKAAIVATIYTTIPGVVVGIAVYHFWPYAQFGFGVL, encoded by the coding sequence ATGAGCCCGCTGCAGCTCCCGGCCGGGCTGTTCGACCCGGCCGTCCGGCAGGCGCTCGACGTCCTCGTCGGGTCCTGGCGCGAGGGGTTCGTGCAGGTCTCGGGGTTCGTCGGGGCGACCGTCCTCCTCTTCAGTCTCGTCCAGTACCGCTTCGACGGCAGGCTCACGGAACTCCTCGGGGAACACGAGCGCGCCCAACCGCTCGTCGGTGCCCTCCTCGGGCTGACGCCGGGGTGTGGCGGCGCGATCATCGCGATGCCGCTGTACATCCGCGGGACCGTCAGCTTCGGGACCGTCGTCGCCGCGCTCGCGGCGACGGCGGGAGACTCCGCGTTCGTCATCCTCGCGCTCGCGCCCGAGGCGGCGCTGTACGCGTACGGGCTCGCCTTCGTCGCCGCCGTGCTCTTCGGCTACGCCATCGACCTCTGGGGGCTTGGGGTGGGTCGGGTCGACAGCGCGGTCGACCGCCTCGGCCGACCGATGACCGACGGCGGGTTCGCCACCACGAGCGTCGCGGAGGGCGGGCCGAGCGTCCCCGAGTACGAGGGACCGGACCAGCACGGCCACGGTGGCGGGCTGCCGAGCTATCTCCCGCAGTCCACCCTACTGGAACGGGTCAGCCACGCCGTCCACGTCCTCTGGTGGGTCGTCCTCTCGGGGGCGCTCGTGGCCGGGGTCCTCTACCTCGTCCAGGGTGCCAGGGAACCCGTCTGGGAGGTCGCGTTCACGTACGACGGGCTGTTCACCGTCGCCGGCCTCGTCGGCACCACGCTCTCGTTTTACCTCCACTTCGTCGGTCGCCACTACGTCGGGGCGGGCGACACCGGCCAGGTCAGGGACTCCTTCGAGAGCCTGTACAGGACGTTCCAGCACGCGGCGATGGAGACGGCGATGGTCACGGTCTGGGTCGTCGCGGGCTACCTCCTCTACGAGTACGGGCTGTTGTTGACCGGCGTGGACATCCAGGGGCTGGCGGCGTCGGCGGGCGTGCTCGCCCCCATCGCGGGTGCCCTCATCGGGCTCGTCCCCGGCTGTGCGGCCCACATCGTGTTCGCCCAGCTGTACGCCGTCGAGGAGGCGATCCCGTTCTCGGCGCTGGTGGCCAACGCGATCAGCCAGGACGGGGACGCGCTGTTTCCCCTGATGGCCATCGACCTGAAGGCGGCCATCGTCGCGACGATCTACACGACGATCCCGGGCGTCGTCGTCGGGATCGCCGTCTACCACTTCTGGCCGTACGCCCAGTTCGGCTTCGGGGTGCTGTGA
- a CDS encoding heavy metal translocating P-type ATPase: MSSSESDHGGPDDGPTGTAGGDATIRFSVPDMDCASCAGKVENAIGQIDGVAGYETRPTTGRVVVSYDTERTSEAALVAAIEGAGYEVVDSDGEGDGGGSHDPGGTDGVWPSARAKKTAVGGAFLAAGLALEFFLGGLNAELATVLGEPLHLADVLFLVSVAVAGQSIVRNGYYSARNLNLDIDFLMTVAILGALAASLAFGEALYFEAATLATLFSVAELLERASMDRARDSLQELMDLSPDEATVKRGDDTETVPVEAVAVGDVVVVKPGEKIPMDGDVVAGGSAVNQAPITGESVPVDKTTGDEVYAGTINEEGYLEVEVTSAAGDNTLSRIVELIEDAQSNKTDREQFVERFAAYYTPVVVAFAVLVTVGGPFVLGTTWPEAVVDGLTLLVLACPCAFVISTPVSVVSGLTSAAKNGVLIKGGSHLEATGAVEAVAFDKTGTLTKGELTVTDVVPLNGNTEADVLRCARGLEKRSEHPIGEAIVQRAEGADVAEREVDEFESITGKGVRADLDGTPHYAGKPGLFDELGFDLSHVHATTDGGVVTRTSRQLCARNDCLDLLTDTVPGLQSEGKTVVLVGTEDELEGLIAVADEVRPEAAAAVERLRALGVERTVMLTGDNERTARAIASEVGVDDYRAELLPDEKVAAVEDLVAEFEGGAAMVGDGINDAPAMATATVGVAMGAAGTDTALETADVALMSDDLSKLPYLYELAGRANGVIRQNIAASLVVKAGLALAVPFGYVPIWLAVLAGDAGMTVGVTGNAMRLSRVRADGEGSPETEASES; this comes from the coding sequence ATGAGCTCCTCCGAGTCGGACCACGGCGGTCCGGACGACGGGCCGACCGGCACGGCGGGCGGCGACGCCACGATCCGGTTCTCGGTCCCGGACATGGACTGTGCCTCCTGTGCGGGGAAGGTAGAGAACGCCATCGGTCAGATCGACGGGGTCGCCGGCTACGAGACCCGGCCGACGACGGGTCGGGTCGTCGTCTCCTACGACACCGAGCGCACGAGCGAGGCCGCCCTCGTCGCCGCCATCGAGGGCGCGGGCTACGAGGTCGTCGACAGCGACGGCGAGGGCGACGGGGGCGGTAGCCACGACCCCGGCGGGACCGACGGCGTCTGGCCCAGCGCGCGGGCGAAGAAGACGGCCGTCGGCGGGGCCTTTCTCGCCGCCGGGCTGGCCCTGGAGTTCTTCCTCGGGGGACTGAACGCCGAACTCGCGACCGTCCTCGGCGAGCCGCTCCACCTGGCGGACGTGCTCTTCCTTGTCTCGGTCGCGGTCGCGGGCCAGTCCATCGTCCGGAACGGCTACTACTCCGCGAGGAACCTGAACCTCGACATCGACTTCCTGATGACCGTCGCCATCCTGGGGGCGCTCGCGGCCAGCCTGGCCTTCGGCGAGGCGCTGTACTTCGAGGCCGCGACGCTGGCGACGCTGTTCAGCGTCGCCGAACTGCTCGAACGGGCGTCGATGGACCGCGCCCGGGACTCGCTGCAGGAGCTGATGGACCTCTCGCCCGACGAGGCGACGGTCAAGCGCGGCGACGACACCGAGACGGTCCCCGTCGAGGCCGTCGCGGTCGGCGACGTGGTGGTCGTCAAGCCCGGCGAGAAGATCCCGATGGACGGCGACGTCGTCGCGGGCGGCAGCGCGGTCAACCAGGCCCCGATCACCGGCGAGTCCGTGCCGGTCGACAAGACGACCGGCGACGAGGTGTACGCCGGCACGATCAACGAGGAGGGCTACCTCGAGGTCGAGGTCACGTCCGCGGCCGGCGACAACACCCTCTCGCGCATCGTCGAGCTGATCGAGGACGCCCAGTCGAACAAGACCGACCGCGAACAGTTCGTCGAGCGGTTCGCCGCCTACTACACGCCCGTCGTCGTCGCCTTCGCGGTGCTCGTGACGGTCGGCGGGCCGTTCGTCCTCGGGACCACCTGGCCCGAGGCCGTCGTCGACGGGCTGACGCTGCTGGTGCTTGCCTGTCCGTGTGCCTTCGTCATCTCGACGCCGGTCTCGGTCGTCTCGGGACTGACCAGCGCCGCGAAGAACGGCGTCCTCATCAAGGGCGGCTCACACCTCGAGGCGACGGGCGCGGTCGAGGCCGTCGCCTTCGACAAGACCGGGACGCTCACGAAGGGCGAACTCACGGTGACCGACGTCGTCCCGCTCAACGGCAACACCGAGGCCGACGTGTTGCGGTGTGCCCGCGGGCTCGAGAAGCGCAGCGAACACCCCATCGGCGAGGCCATCGTCCAGCGGGCCGAGGGAGCCGACGTCGCCGAGCGCGAGGTCGACGAGTTCGAGAGCATCACCGGGAAGGGCGTCCGGGCGGACCTCGACGGCACGCCCCACTACGCGGGCAAGCCCGGCCTGTTCGACGAACTCGGCTTCGACCTCTCGCACGTCCACGCGACGACCGACGGCGGCGTCGTCACCCGGACCAGCCGGCAGCTGTGTGCGCGCAACGACTGCCTGGACCTGCTGACCGACACGGTCCCCGGACTCCAGTCGGAGGGGAAGACGGTCGTCCTGGTCGGCACCGAGGACGAGCTGGAGGGGCTCATCGCCGTCGCCGACGAGGTCCGTCCCGAGGCCGCCGCGGCCGTCGAGCGCCTGAGGGCGCTGGGCGTCGAGCGGACGGTGATGCTCACCGGCGACAACGAGCGGACCGCGCGGGCCATCGCGAGCGAGGTCGGCGTCGACGACTACCGCGCCGAGCTGCTGCCCGACGAGAAGGTCGCCGCCGTCGAGGACCTCGTCGCCGAGTTCGAGGGCGGCGCGGCGATGGTCGGCGACGGCATCAACGACGCGCCCGCGATGGCGACGGCCACCGTCGGGGTCGCGATGGGTGCCGCGGGCACCGACACGGCGCTGGAGACGGCCGACGTGGCGCTGATGAGCGACGACCTCTCGAAGCTGCCCTATCTGTACGAACTCGCCGGCAGGGCCAACGGCGTCATCCGGCAGAACATCGCCGCAAGCCTCGTCGTCAAGGCCGGCCTCGCGCTCGCCGTCCCCTTCGGCTACGTCCCCATCTGGCTCGCGGTGCTCGCCGGCGACGCCGGGATGACCGTCGGGGTCACGGGCAACGCGATGCGGCTCTCGCGGGTCCGGGCGGACGGCGAGGGGAGTCCCGAGACCGAGGCGTCGGAGTCGTAG
- a CDS encoding ABC transporter ATP-binding protein has product MDFDAAGEDDAFEDARERVDRPMWRLFTAYGGQQRGAFTVGLVSSVFARLLDLLPPLLLALAIDAVFESGSGDSSYDLLFVPDAWIPPGAAGQLWLTAGLVAASFLLGAVFHWSRNWGWNKFAQHVQHEVRTDTYETMQRLNMDFFADKQTGEMMSVLSNDVNRLEKFLNDGLNSTSRLVIMVVGIAGYLFWMNWQLALVALVPVPIIALFTKRFIETIQPKYAEVRSSVGRLNSRLENNLSGIQIIKTANTEPYEADRVEDSSQAYFDANWDAIETRITFFPGLRLVAGLGFVLTFVVGGLMVLGQAPGPLTLGLSAGEFVAFIIYTQRFVWPMAQFGQIINMYQRAYASAERVFGLMDTPGRLVEADDAEPLTVTEGAVEYDDVTFGYDGDPVVADIDFSVEGGETVALVGPTGAGKSTVLKLLLRMYDVDEGAIRIDGQDLEDVQISSIRQAIGYVSQETFLFYGTVRENIAYGTFDASDEEIREAARAAEAHGFIQNLPDGYDTMVGERGVKLSGGQRQRIAIARAMLKDPDVMVLDEATSDVDTETEMLIQRSLDDLTEDRTTFAIAHRLSTVKDADTILVLEDGRIVERGTHDDLLAADGLYASLWAVQAGEIDELPEEFVRRATERRARTDADD; this is encoded by the coding sequence ATGGACTTCGACGCGGCGGGTGAGGACGACGCCTTCGAGGACGCCAGGGAGCGCGTCGACCGACCGATGTGGCGGCTGTTCACTGCCTACGGCGGCCAGCAGCGCGGCGCGTTCACCGTCGGGCTCGTGAGTTCGGTGTTCGCGCGGCTACTGGACCTGCTGCCGCCGCTGCTGCTGGCGCTGGCTATCGACGCCGTCTTCGAGAGCGGGAGCGGCGACTCCAGCTACGACCTGCTGTTCGTCCCCGACGCCTGGATTCCGCCGGGGGCGGCCGGCCAGCTGTGGCTGACCGCGGGCCTCGTCGCGGCTTCGTTCCTCCTCGGCGCGGTGTTTCACTGGAGCCGGAACTGGGGGTGGAACAAGTTCGCCCAGCACGTCCAACACGAGGTGCGGACCGACACCTACGAGACGATGCAGCGGCTGAACATGGACTTCTTCGCCGACAAGCAGACCGGGGAGATGATGTCGGTCCTCTCGAACGACGTCAACAGGCTGGAGAAGTTCCTCAACGACGGGCTGAACTCCACCTCGCGGCTGGTCATCATGGTCGTCGGCATCGCCGGCTACCTGTTCTGGATGAACTGGCAGCTGGCGCTGGTGGCGCTGGTGCCGGTGCCGATCATCGCCCTGTTCACCAAGCGGTTCATCGAGACGATCCAGCCCAAGTACGCCGAGGTCCGCTCCTCCGTCGGGCGGCTGAACTCCCGGCTGGAGAACAACCTGAGCGGCATCCAGATCATCAAGACGGCCAACACCGAACCCTACGAGGCAGACCGGGTCGAGGACTCCTCGCAGGCGTACTTCGACGCCAACTGGGACGCCATCGAGACCCGCATCACGTTCTTCCCCGGGCTCCGACTCGTCGCCGGGCTGGGGTTCGTGCTGACGTTCGTCGTCGGCGGGCTGATGGTCCTCGGGCAGGCACCGGGGCCGCTGACGCTTGGCCTCTCGGCCGGCGAGTTCGTCGCGTTCATCATCTACACCCAGCGGTTCGTCTGGCCGATGGCGCAGTTCGGGCAGATCATCAACATGTACCAGCGGGCCTACGCCTCCGCCGAGCGGGTGTTCGGCCTGATGGACACCCCCGGCCGGCTCGTCGAGGCCGACGACGCCGAGCCGCTGACCGTCACCGAGGGGGCCGTCGAGTACGACGACGTGACCTTCGGCTACGACGGCGACCCCGTCGTCGCGGACATCGACTTCTCCGTCGAGGGCGGCGAGACGGTGGCGCTCGTGGGCCCGACCGGCGCGGGGAAGTCCACCGTCCTCAAGCTCTTGCTCCGGATGTACGACGTCGACGAGGGGGCGATCCGCATCGACGGCCAGGACCTCGAGGACGTCCAGATCAGTTCGATCAGACAGGCCATCGGCTACGTGAGCCAGGAGACGTTCCTCTTCTACGGCACCGTCCGCGAGAACATCGCCTACGGGACCTTCGACGCCAGCGACGAGGAGATCCGCGAGGCCGCCCGCGCCGCCGAGGCCCACGGCTTCATCCAGAACCTCCCGGACGGCTACGACACGATGGTCGGCGAGCGCGGCGTCAAGCTCTCGGGCGGGCAACGGCAGCGCATCGCCATCGCCCGCGCGATGCTGAAAGACCCCGACGTTATGGTGCTTGACGAGGCGACCAGCGACGTCGACACGGAGACGGAGATGCTCATCCAGCGCTCGCTGGACGACCTGACGGAAGACCGGACCACCTTCGCCATCGCTCACCGGCTCTCGACGGTCAAGGACGCCGACACCATCCTCGTGCTGGAGGACGGCCGCATCGTCGAGCGGGGCACCCACGACGACCTGCTGGCCGCCGACGGGCTGTACGCCAGCCTCTGGGCGGTCCAGGCCGGCGAGATCGACGAGCTGCCCGAGGAGTTCGTCCGCCGGGCGACCGAACGGCGCGCCCGAACCGACGCCGACGACTGA
- a CDS encoding DUF192 domain-containing protein, with amino-acid sequence MRRALAAGIGFVAFLGVLLLAVQPSLWVGLVGVGDYDRGTVTVYENGTGAATATGTSPTEEATTVAAQSVDGKRLATVEVRIAATASQRYVGLSETASLAPDEGMLFVHDEVDSHAYVMRNMSFPLDIVFVDADGTVTTIHHAALPPAGTGNEDLRRYRGRGKYVLEVNRGWTNRTGVEVGDRVVVPEGVR; translated from the coding sequence GTGCGGCGCGCACTGGCGGCGGGGATCGGCTTCGTCGCCTTCCTGGGGGTTCTCCTCCTCGCCGTCCAGCCGAGCCTCTGGGTGGGGCTCGTCGGGGTCGGCGACTACGACCGGGGGACCGTGACGGTCTACGAGAACGGCACCGGGGCGGCGACGGCCACCGGGACGTCGCCGACAGAGGAGGCGACCACCGTCGCGGCACAGAGCGTGGACGGGAAGCGCCTGGCGACGGTCGAGGTACGCATCGCCGCGACGGCGAGCCAGCGGTACGTCGGCCTCAGCGAGACGGCGTCGCTGGCCCCCGACGAGGGGATGCTGTTCGTCCACGACGAGGTGGACAGCCACGCCTACGTGATGCGGAACATGTCGTTCCCGCTTGACATCGTCTTCGTCGACGCCGACGGGACCGTCACCACGATCCACCACGCCGCGCTCCCGCCGGCGGGGACGGGCAACGAGGACCTCCGACGCTATCGCGGCCGCGGGAAGTACGTCCTCGAGGTGAACCGCGGGTGGACGAACCGGACCGGCGTCGAGGTGGGCGACCGGGTCGTCGTCCCCGAGGGCGTCCGGTAG
- a CDS encoding winged helix-turn-helix domain-containing protein: MTENRSATDIFRLLADDTRVDILRAVAVSQYEREQVGAGAAELSFSEIYDRVDVENTSKLSYHLGELTGAYLRKSDDGYSLSHAGERIVRFILSGNYEQPPSFGPEPVDGTCVYCGATALEARLSHQFFRVDCTACERQVTGQPITPAQVETRDGESLVRSVKLRSAETGRQIRRGTCPECRARLSAEVVAVPESPLPDADSNLVTSACEACLREYNSPLTYSVVSHPASVAFHWEHGVDVTARGLWEFHEHVYEGRWTSERVGSDPDEYEVVMRQGDDAVRLHLDSTATVVGTERVRRESGEFRRS, encoded by the coding sequence ATGACGGAGAACCGTTCGGCGACGGACATCTTTCGCCTTCTCGCCGACGACACTCGGGTCGACATCCTCCGTGCCGTCGCCGTCTCGCAGTACGAACGCGAACAGGTCGGGGCGGGGGCCGCCGAGCTCTCCTTCTCGGAGATCTACGACCGCGTCGACGTGGAGAACACGTCGAAGCTGTCGTATCACCTCGGCGAACTGACGGGGGCGTATCTGCGGAAGAGCGACGACGGCTACTCGCTGTCACACGCCGGCGAGCGGATCGTCCGATTCATCCTGTCGGGGAACTACGAGCAACCGCCGTCGTTCGGGCCCGAGCCGGTCGATGGCACGTGCGTCTACTGCGGCGCGACGGCACTCGAAGCGCGGCTCTCACACCAGTTCTTCCGGGTCGACTGTACGGCCTGCGAGCGACAGGTGACGGGACAGCCGATCACGCCGGCACAGGTCGAGACACGGGACGGCGAGTCGCTCGTCCGGAGCGTCAAGTTACGCAGCGCGGAGACCGGCAGGCAGATCCGACGGGGGACGTGTCCGGAGTGTCGGGCGCGACTCTCCGCCGAGGTGGTCGCCGTACCCGAGAGCCCGCTGCCCGATGCCGACTCGAACCTCGTGACGAGCGCCTGTGAGGCGTGTCTCCGGGAGTACAACAGCCCGCTGACCTACAGCGTCGTCTCCCACCCGGCGTCGGTCGCCTTCCACTGGGAACACGGCGTCGACGTGACGGCGCGCGGCCTCTGGGAGTTCCACGAGCACGTCTACGAGGGGCGCTGGACGTCCGAACGGGTCGGGTCCGATCCCGACGAGTACGAGGTCGTGATGCGACAGGGAGACGACGCGGTCCGGCTCCACCTCGATTCGACCGCGACGGTGGTGGGGACGGAGCGCGTGCGACGCGAGAGCGGCGAGTTTCGGCGATCCTGA
- a CDS encoding class I SAM-dependent methyltransferase: MEAHPVRSSDSPDSTGQQHRTHSETTDRGQSARRRSKSADEIADAYADVADDLARWRRLDELFAGRYRRRQFEGATGRVLDVACGTGRNFRYLPSSSEVVGVDISDAVLAHARTELDRLDLDGSVRRMDAQALEFPDDSFDTVVSSFSTCTFPDPVAALREMERVCAPDGEILLLEHGRSDAAPLAWLQDRRAESHYEKTGCRLDHDPLATVERAGLAVEHTRTALFGLVTAVDAVPR, from the coding sequence ATGGAGGCCCATCCAGTGCGATCGAGCGACTCCCCCGATTCGACAGGCCAGCAGCACCGAACGCACAGCGAGACCACCGACCGAGGGCAGTCGGCACGGCGGCGGTCGAAGTCGGCCGACGAGATCGCCGACGCGTACGCGGACGTGGCCGACGACCTCGCGCGGTGGCGACGGCTCGACGAGCTCTTCGCCGGCCGGTATCGCCGCCGCCAGTTCGAGGGCGCGACCGGTCGCGTGCTCGACGTCGCCTGTGGCACCGGGCGGAACTTCCGCTATCTCCCGTCGTCGAGCGAGGTCGTCGGCGTCGACATCAGCGACGCGGTGCTCGCTCACGCCCGAACCGAACTCGACAGGCTCGACCTGGACGGCAGCGTCCGGCGGATGGACGCGCAGGCGCTCGAGTTCCCCGACGACAGCTTCGACACCGTCGTCTCGTCGTTCTCGACGTGCACGTTCCCCGACCCGGTCGCCGCGCTCCGGGAGATGGAGCGGGTCTGTGCCCCCGACGGCGAGATCCTGCTGCTCGAACACGGCCGGAGCGACGCCGCCCCGCTCGCCTGGCTGCAGGACCGCCGCGCGGAGTCCCACTACGAGAAGACCGGCTGCCGACTGGACCACGACCCGCTGGCGACTGTCGAACGGGCCGGACTCGCGGTCGAGCACACCCGGACCGCGCTCTTCGGACTCGTCACCGCCGTCGACGCCGTCCCGAGGTGA
- a CDS encoding CPBP family intramembrane glutamic endopeptidase produces the protein MSSRRARLRSLVRSPQSGRVRAVWRVLVPVLAGFLTLLLVSATAFRLGLNGGQAMVAGFAGTTLVLAAVLVLSARYVDRRPIREYGYHLSRGWWLDLAAGTGIGTLLVAATFVLARATGALRVTSGGPVTDPSTLGWLLVFFVAFVGVAFYEEYLYRGAFVTNAVEGLTARGVTRSAAVPLALVASTLAFALVHLPGALAGGADVALVAVKTGLLGGLLGVAYVWTDELALPMGLHLGVNYALMNVFGIGAAKVPGIPALLTVEHTATGLWSPARGVPLFVSILVGYGLVAVWVRWRGRDRTVQQRTRSTHSHSDR, from the coding sequence ATGTCTAGCCGCCGCGCCCGGCTCCGGTCGCTCGTCCGGAGCCCACAGAGCGGCCGCGTCCGCGCCGTCTGGCGGGTGCTCGTGCCCGTCCTCGCCGGCTTTCTCACGCTGCTCCTCGTGAGCGCGACGGCGTTCAGGCTGGGTCTGAACGGCGGCCAGGCGATGGTGGCTGGATTCGCCGGGACCACGCTCGTGCTGGCGGCCGTGCTCGTCCTCTCGGCCCGGTACGTCGACCGTCGCCCGATCCGGGAGTACGGCTACCACCTGTCCCGTGGCTGGTGGCTCGACCTCGCCGCCGGCACCGGGATCGGGACGCTCCTCGTCGCGGCGACGTTCGTCCTCGCGCGCGCCACCGGCGCGCTGCGGGTCACCAGCGGTGGCCCCGTCACCGACCCGTCTACGCTCGGGTGGCTGCTGGTGTTCTTCGTCGCGTTCGTCGGCGTCGCGTTCTACGAGGAGTACCTCTACCGCGGCGCGTTCGTGACGAACGCGGTCGAGGGGCTCACGGCCCGTGGTGTCACGCGCTCGGCCGCGGTCCCCCTCGCGCTGGTCGCGAGCACCCTCGCGTTCGCACTCGTCCACCTCCCGGGAGCACTCGCCGGGGGCGCTGACGTCGCGCTCGTCGCCGTGAAGACGGGGCTACTCGGTGGCCTGCTCGGCGTCGCGTACGTCTGGACCGACGAACTCGCGCTCCCGATGGGGTTGCACCTCGGCGTGAACTACGCGCTGATGAACGTCTTCGGGATCGGTGCCGCGAAGGTGCCCGGGATTCCGGCGCTGCTGACGGTCGAACACACCGCGACGGGGCTGTGGAGCCCGGCACGGGGCGTCCCCCTGTTCGTCTCGATCCTCGTCGGATACGGCCTCGTCGCCGTGTGGGTCCGGTGGCGGGGCCGCGACCGGACTGTCCAGCAACGCACTCGTTCCACTCACAGTCACTCCGACCGATGA
- a CDS encoding serine hydrolase domain-containing protein, which produces MTRPRRTTTDDSTARTTRRSFLAGLGGLGLGGLGPTAGRASAATDARNTGTRPGDGPFGDGDDLEAFVDDVMAERIGTTTPGATVAVVSGETPVLTKGYGVADVDAGEPVRADETVFRVGSVGKLVTYTAVMQGVERGVLDLDADVNAYLDDSTVTVPAAFEDPVTLRHLGTHTAGFESQIDPEIVADPAGLDPLEAVLADQRPARVRPPGELVGYSNYGAALAGHVVAEAHDTTFEEYVRSEILDPLGMSHSAFAQPVPDGQPGHLAAPHARAGGSFTTADDVYINLWPAGSLSATATDMAAFMSAHLGGGAVGDARILDAPTVETMHSRHHVRHPAVTNWRYGFHEHGDPAADLVGHSGGTVSFTSYLLLAPAHDAGIFVAYNSNPAELPEVVVDEIVAEYGLQAAPTAPTPTSRPGGRERAATVAGEYSLTALPRSGPLQAVDRLEHLTVEPGADGRLRTTTLGGDAREWVETDPYVYEAVDGHDALAFEVTDGEVDALNVNSEPTGVYRPVPFRERQAVTGGVLGATVAGLSLSLAGRGGHGAWRRWRRSHTDGGADAEGEE; this is translated from the coding sequence ATGACACGACCACGACGCACCACGACGGACGACAGCACCGCTCGAACCACGAGACGGTCGTTCCTCGCCGGTCTCGGCGGCCTCGGACTCGGCGGCCTCGGCCCGACGGCCGGGCGAGCGAGCGCCGCGACCGACGCACGGAACACCGGCACACGGCCGGGCGACGGCCCGTTCGGCGACGGCGACGACCTCGAAGCGTTCGTCGACGACGTGATGGCCGAGCGGATCGGGACGACCACGCCCGGCGCGACCGTCGCCGTCGTCTCGGGCGAGACGCCGGTCCTCACCAAGGGCTACGGCGTCGCCGACGTCGACGCCGGCGAACCGGTCCGGGCCGACGAGACGGTCTTCCGGGTCGGCTCCGTCGGCAAGCTGGTGACATACACCGCCGTGATGCAGGGCGTCGAGCGGGGCGTGCTCGACCTCGATGCCGACGTCAACGCGTACCTCGACGACTCCACCGTCACGGTTCCGGCGGCCTTCGAGGATCCCGTGACGCTCCGACATCTCGGCACTCACACCGCCGGGTTCGAGTCCCAGATCGACCCCGAGATCGTCGCCGATCCGGCCGGGCTCGACCCGTTGGAGGCGGTCCTCGCCGACCAGCGACCAGCGCGCGTCCGCCCGCCCGGCGAACTCGTCGGCTACTCCAACTACGGGGCGGCGCTCGCGGGCCACGTCGTCGCCGAGGCCCACGACACGACCTTCGAGGAGTACGTGCGCTCGGAGATCCTCGACCCGCTGGGGATGTCCCACAGCGCGTTCGCCCAGCCCGTCCCGGACGGCCAGCCCGGTCACCTCGCTGCGCCACACGCCCGTGCTGGTGGGTCGTTTACGACGGCCGACGACGTGTACATCAATCTGTGGCCCGCGGGCTCGCTGAGCGCCACGGCGACGGATATGGCCGCGTTTATGAGTGCTCACCTCGGCGGTGGCGCAGTCGGCGACGCGCGGATCCTCGACGCGCCGACCGTCGAGACGATGCACAGCCGCCACCACGTCCGCCACCCGGCAGTCACGAACTGGCGGTACGGGTTCCACGAGCACGGCGACCCGGCGGCCGACCTCGTCGGCCACTCGGGCGGGACGGTCAGCTTCACGAGCTATCTGCTGCTCGCGCCGGCCCACGACGCCGGGATCTTCGTCGCCTACAACAGCAACCCGGCCGAACTCCCCGAGGTCGTCGTCGACGAGATCGTCGCCGAGTACGGGCTCCAGGCGGCACCGACCGCGCCGACGCCGACGTCGCGGCCGGGCGGCCGGGAGCGCGCGGCGACCGTCGCCGGCGAGTACAGTCTCACCGCCCTCCCACGGAGCGGCCCGCTCCAGGCCGTCGATCGCCTCGAACACCTGACCGTCGAACCGGGGGCCGACGGCCGCCTCCGCACGACGACCCTCGGGGGCGACGCCCGCGAGTGGGTCGAGACCGATCCGTACGTCTACGAGGCGGTCGACGGGCACGACGCCCTCGCCTTCGAGGTCACGGACGGGGAGGTGGACGCGTTGAACGTGAACAGCGAACCGACTGGGGTCTACCGGCCGGTGCCGTTCCGCGAGCGCCAGGCCGTCACCGGCGGTGTCCTCGGGGCGACGGTGGCCGGCCTCTCCCTCTCGCTCGCCGGCCGGGGCGGACACGGCGCGTGGCGGCGGTGGAGGCGGAGTCACACGGACGGCGGAGCCGACGCGGAGGGCGAAGAATGA